In Pseudonocardia sp. C8, one genomic interval encodes:
- a CDS encoding toluene monooxygenase: MTTPLKPLKTWAHLAERRRKPSEYEIVSTKLLWHTRDPEQPWEVGQTGFMADFYRKHRNGSPVTHPDWNAFRDPDELVYRTYNILQDGQETYVEGLLDQHNEESHDKGLPAEWVATLAQLYTPSRYLLHTVQMASAYLVHIAPASTISNCAAFQCADALRWLTNVAYRTAELGIAHPGAGFGERERELWEELPAWQGFRELMERQLTTFDWAEAFVALNVVAKPAIDEIVLRQLGLSARRHGDILHALLAEAALRDSERSRRWTEALVGHMSQVESNVPQLRSWVAKWQPLAEHAIRTYGEEVAENAEASDNAVAAVTAFQRQLGLGS; encoded by the coding sequence ATGACCACACCGCTCAAGCCGCTCAAGACCTGGGCCCACCTGGCCGAGCGCCGGCGCAAGCCCAGCGAGTACGAGATCGTGTCCACCAAGCTGCTGTGGCACACCCGCGACCCGGAGCAGCCGTGGGAGGTCGGCCAGACCGGGTTCATGGCGGACTTCTACCGGAAGCACCGCAACGGCAGCCCGGTCACCCACCCGGACTGGAACGCCTTCCGCGACCCGGACGAGCTGGTCTACCGGACCTACAACATCCTCCAGGACGGGCAGGAGACCTACGTCGAGGGCCTGCTCGACCAGCACAACGAGGAGAGCCACGACAAGGGCCTGCCCGCGGAGTGGGTGGCCACCCTCGCCCAGCTGTACACGCCGAGCCGCTACCTGCTGCACACCGTGCAGATGGCCAGCGCGTACCTCGTGCACATCGCCCCGGCCAGCACGATCTCCAACTGCGCGGCGTTCCAGTGCGCCGACGCGCTGCGCTGGCTGACCAACGTGGCCTACCGGACGGCCGAGCTCGGGATCGCGCACCCCGGCGCGGGTTTCGGCGAGCGGGAGCGCGAGCTGTGGGAGGAGCTGCCCGCCTGGCAGGGCTTCCGCGAGCTGATGGAACGCCAGCTCACCACGTTCGACTGGGCCGAGGCGTTCGTCGCGCTGAACGTCGTGGCGAAGCCGGCGATCGACGAGATCGTCCTGCGCCAGCTGGGCCTGTCCGCCCGCCGGCACGGCGACATCCTGCACGCCCTGCTCGCCGAGGCCGCCCTGCGGGACAGCGAGCGGTCTCGGCGCTGGACCGAGGCGCTGGTCGGGCACATGTCGCAGGTCGAGTCCAACGTGCCGCAGCTGCGGAGCTGGGTCGCGAAGTGGCAGCCGCTGGCCGAGCACGCCATCCGCACCTACGGCGAGGAGGTCGCGGAGAACGCCGAGGCCTCCGACAATGCGGTGGCTGCGGTGACGGCGTTCCAGCGCCAGCTCGGGCTCGGAAGCTGA
- a CDS encoding 2Fe-2S iron-sulfur cluster binding domain-containing protein — MATPTEHLVSVDGSGVRFPCAEGDTLLRAALRGGVGLGYECNSGSCGSCRYELLEGEVYDRRPDAPGLSARDRRKGRRLACQSEPLTDCRVKVGPTTEVATHRPIRQAAELRSVTPLTHDMSEFVFAADTHAGFRPGQYAMIMLPDGQVERAYSMSNIGNCYGEWKFVIKRTPDGQATSILFDKLEVGATVVLDGPYGHAFLRDRENQNIACVGGGSGLGAMVSIVLGAAALPDAGAWTVHLFCGGRTERDIHVPEPVAIAGRRLGALHVHTAVSDAGPDTVAGPHFAGFLHDAVLDRLAGSLTDFTYYAAGPPAMTDALARALVLDAGLEADRLHFDRFC, encoded by the coding sequence ATGGCGACCCCCACCGAACATCTCGTCTCGGTCGACGGGTCCGGCGTCCGCTTCCCCTGTGCGGAGGGCGACACGCTGCTGCGTGCCGCCCTCCGCGGGGGAGTCGGCCTGGGGTACGAGTGCAACAGTGGTTCCTGCGGCAGCTGCCGCTACGAGCTGCTCGAGGGTGAGGTGTACGACCGTCGCCCGGACGCGCCCGGCCTCAGCGCCCGCGATCGGCGCAAGGGACGCCGGCTGGCCTGCCAGAGCGAGCCGCTCACGGACTGCCGGGTCAAGGTCGGTCCCACCACCGAGGTCGCCACGCACCGGCCGATCCGGCAGGCCGCCGAGCTGCGCTCGGTGACCCCGCTGACGCACGACATGTCCGAGTTCGTGTTCGCCGCCGACACCCACGCCGGCTTCCGGCCCGGGCAGTACGCGATGATCATGCTGCCGGACGGGCAGGTCGAGCGGGCGTACTCGATGAGCAACATCGGCAACTGCTACGGCGAGTGGAAGTTCGTCATCAAGCGGACCCCCGACGGGCAGGCCACCTCGATCCTGTTCGACAAGCTCGAGGTCGGGGCGACCGTCGTGCTCGACGGGCCCTACGGCCACGCCTTCCTGCGGGACCGGGAGAACCAGAACATCGCCTGTGTCGGTGGCGGGTCCGGGCTCGGTGCGATGGTCTCGATCGTGCTCGGGGCCGCGGCGCTGCCCGACGCGGGCGCCTGGACCGTGCACCTGTTCTGCGGGGGCCGGACCGAGCGGGACATCCACGTTCCCGAGCCGGTGGCGATCGCGGGGCGCCGGCTCGGCGCGCTGCACGTCCACACCGCCGTCTCCGACGCGGGACCGGACACCGTGGCCGGGCCGCATTTCGCGGGTTTCCTCCACGACGCCGTTCTCGACCGGCTCGCCGGGTCGCTCACCGACTTCACCTACTACGCGGCCGGCCCGCCGGCGATGACCGACGCCCTCGCCCGCGCGCTGGTGCTCGACGCCGGCCTCGAGGCGGACCGGCTCCATTTCGACCGATTCTGCTGA
- a CDS encoding Rieske 2Fe-2S domain-containing protein, producing the protein MAYVKVCSLDDVWEGEMESFEVGDREILVAHLDGGEVVATQAICPHQQVELVEGELEKNTLTCKSHLWTFDLPSCKGINPGHAELAKYPVKVDGDDVYVDPDGDTPKVAHS; encoded by the coding sequence ATGGCGTACGTGAAGGTGTGCAGCCTCGACGACGTGTGGGAGGGGGAGATGGAGTCGTTCGAGGTCGGCGACCGGGAGATCCTGGTCGCCCACCTCGACGGCGGCGAGGTCGTGGCGACCCAGGCCATCTGCCCCCACCAGCAGGTCGAGCTCGTCGAGGGCGAGCTCGAGAAGAACACGCTGACCTGCAAGAGCCACCTGTGGACGTTCGACCTCCCCAGCTGCAAGGGGATCAACCCCGGGCACGCCGAGCTGGCGAAGTACCCGGTGAAGGTCGACGGCGACGACGTCTACGTCGACCCGGACGGGGACACCCCCAAGGTCGCCCACTCCTGA
- the pxpA gene encoding 5-oxoprolinase subunit PxpA, producing the protein MVAINADMGEAYSIYRCGDDEGIMPYITVANVACGFHASDPVVMRRTVALAKQHSVKVGAHPSFPDRDGFGRREMKVEPDELTAIVTYQVGALAGFLRAEGMPLNHIKPHGALYGLASRDESVARAIAAAADVFDVPLMGMANTVHEQVWGRRRQGFIAEYYTDLDYRPDGSLIITREHVAYDPVVAAERAVRAVTEGVATAADGSDIPMRADCICVHSDTPGAVDLAKSVHEALRPHLTVA; encoded by the coding sequence ATGGTTGCAATCAACGCCGACATGGGCGAGGCCTACAGCATCTACCGCTGTGGTGACGACGAGGGCATCATGCCCTACATCACGGTCGCGAACGTGGCCTGCGGGTTCCACGCGTCCGACCCGGTCGTGATGCGCCGGACGGTCGCGCTGGCCAAACAGCACTCGGTCAAGGTGGGGGCACACCCGTCCTTCCCGGACCGGGACGGTTTCGGCCGCCGGGAGATGAAGGTCGAGCCGGACGAGCTCACCGCGATCGTCACCTACCAGGTCGGTGCGCTGGCCGGGTTCCTGCGGGCCGAGGGCATGCCGCTGAACCACATCAAGCCGCACGGCGCGCTCTACGGGCTCGCCTCGCGTGACGAGTCCGTCGCGCGGGCGATCGCCGCCGCCGCGGACGTCTTCGACGTGCCGCTCATGGGCATGGCGAACACGGTCCACGAGCAGGTGTGGGGCCGGCGCCGGCAGGGCTTCATCGCCGAGTACTACACCGACCTGGACTACCGGCCGGACGGCTCGCTGATCATCACGCGGGAGCACGTGGCCTACGACCCGGTCGTCGCCGCCGAGCGCGCCGTGCGGGCCGTCACCGAGGGCGTCGCCACCGCCGCCGACGGCTCCGACATCCCGATGCGGGCCGACTGCATCTGCGTGCACTCCGACACCCCCGGCGCGGTCGACCTGGCGAAGTCGGTGCACGAGGCCCTCCGGCCGCACCTGACGGTGGCGTGA
- a CDS encoding acetyl-CoA carboxylase → MARHEAVSPIPGVFYRKPDPASPDFVKPGQQVTATDQVGLVEVMKSFHPVEAGVDGTVVEYLAGHEAEVDAGEPVVAIEVDG, encoded by the coding sequence ATGGCACGCCACGAGGCGGTGTCCCCGATCCCGGGTGTCTTCTACCGCAAGCCCGACCCGGCCAGCCCCGACTTCGTCAAGCCCGGCCAGCAGGTCACCGCCACCGACCAGGTCGGCCTGGTCGAGGTCATGAAGTCGTTCCACCCGGTCGAGGCCGGGGTGGACGGCACGGTCGTCGAGTACCTCGCCGGCCACGAGGCCGAGGTCGACGCGGGCGAACCGGTCGTGGCGATCGAGGTGGACGGATGA
- a CDS encoding acetyl-CoA carboxylase biotin carboxylase subunit, giving the protein MKRLLIANRGEIAVRIIRAARDLGIETVAVASEADTEAAHALLADDVVPIGPGPASKSYLVEDAVVAAARDSGADAVHPGYGFLSERASFAAAVADAGLTFVGPDAATIERMGDKVAAREVARAAGVPTVPGTPGGVAGADEAVAAAREVGYPVMLKAAAGGGGRGIRVVHDEAALRTAFGQASNEALKAFGDGTMYLERFIRRARHVEVQVLGDGTDAVHLFERECSLQRRRQKVVEEAPSPGIGEAVRAEMTAAAVRLCEQVGYRSAGTCEFLVDDETGEFFFIEMNTRIQVEHPVTEWITGIDLVAEQLRIAAGEPLGLRQSDVAARGHAVEFRVCAEDPARGFMPAPGRIDHVQLPSGPWVRTDTWLAPNSRVSPYYDSLVAKVIVWGNDRATALARSRRALDELVVDGVPTTTSLLIELLDQPWFAEAAFDTGTLERWLADRAGER; this is encoded by the coding sequence ATGAAGCGTCTGCTGATCGCCAACCGGGGCGAGATCGCCGTCCGGATCATCCGCGCCGCCCGCGACCTCGGGATCGAGACCGTGGCCGTGGCCAGCGAGGCGGACACCGAGGCCGCGCACGCGCTGCTCGCCGACGACGTCGTCCCCATCGGCCCGGGTCCGGCCTCGAAGAGCTACCTGGTCGAGGACGCCGTCGTCGCCGCGGCCCGGGACTCCGGAGCCGACGCGGTCCATCCCGGGTACGGGTTCCTGTCCGAGCGGGCCTCGTTCGCGGCCGCGGTGGCCGACGCCGGGCTGACCTTCGTCGGCCCGGACGCGGCGACCATCGAGCGGATGGGGGACAAGGTCGCCGCCCGCGAGGTCGCCCGCGCCGCGGGCGTCCCGACCGTTCCGGGCACCCCGGGCGGGGTGGCCGGGGCCGACGAGGCGGTCGCGGCCGCCCGCGAGGTCGGCTACCCGGTGATGCTCAAGGCCGCGGCCGGCGGCGGCGGGCGCGGCATCCGGGTGGTGCACGACGAGGCGGCGCTGCGGACCGCGTTCGGGCAGGCCTCGAACGAGGCGCTGAAGGCGTTCGGTGACGGCACGATGTACCTGGAGCGGTTCATCCGCCGCGCCCGGCACGTCGAGGTGCAGGTGCTCGGCGACGGCACCGACGCGGTGCACCTGTTCGAGCGGGAGTGTTCGCTGCAGCGACGCAGGCAGAAGGTCGTCGAGGAGGCCCCGTCGCCGGGCATCGGCGAGGCCGTCCGCGCGGAGATGACCGCGGCCGCCGTCCGCCTGTGCGAGCAGGTCGGCTACCGCAGCGCCGGGACCTGCGAGTTCCTCGTCGACGACGAGACCGGCGAGTTCTTCTTCATCGAGATGAACACCCGGATCCAGGTCGAGCACCCGGTGACCGAGTGGATCACCGGGATCGACCTGGTCGCCGAGCAGCTGCGGATCGCCGCGGGCGAGCCGCTCGGGCTCCGCCAGTCCGACGTCGCCGCCCGCGGCCACGCCGTGGAGTTCCGGGTGTGCGCCGAGGACCCGGCGCGGGGTTTCATGCCCGCTCCCGGGAGGATCGATCACGTCCAGCTGCCGAGCGGGCCGTGGGTGCGGACCGACACGTGGCTGGCGCCGAACAGCCGGGTGTCGCCGTACTACGACTCGCTGGTCGCGAAGGTGATCGTCTGGGGGAACGACCGGGCCACCGCGCTCGCCCGGTCCCGCCGGGCCCTCGACGAGCTCGTCGTCGACGGTGTCCCCACGACGACGTCGCTGCTGATCGAGCTCCTCGACCAGCCGTGGTTCGCCGAGGCCGCCTTCGACACCGGCACCCTCGAACGGTGGCTCGCCGACCGGGCGGGTGAGCGGTGA
- a CDS encoding allophanate hydrolase subunit 1, with translation MGETARPARYSWGGDEFIFVELAEEMSLQANFKAVAITNLLRAERPDGVLEICSANASYQVRYDPDVQEPHAFLAHLKELEERVGDALGVTLDCRVVEIPVLYRDPWTTETLMRFRDRHQDPEATDIEYAARINGYASVEEFVAAHSGSPWFTSMVGFVAGLPFKYQMVPRERQIVVPKYLRPRTDTPKQTVGYGGCFSCIYSVRGAGGYQMFGITPAPIYDPRQTKPDFAEHKVFMRPGDMVKFRPIERDEYDELEAKAEAGDYRITTKDVEFDLQPFLDDPDGYNKRLLEGLA, from the coding sequence ATGGGGGAGACCGCACGGCCGGCCCGCTACAGCTGGGGTGGTGACGAGTTCATCTTCGTCGAGCTGGCCGAGGAGATGAGCCTGCAGGCGAACTTCAAGGCCGTGGCGATCACGAACCTGTTGCGTGCCGAGCGGCCGGACGGGGTCCTGGAGATCTGTTCGGCGAACGCGTCGTACCAGGTGCGGTACGACCCGGACGTGCAGGAGCCGCACGCGTTCCTGGCGCACCTGAAGGAGCTCGAGGAGCGGGTCGGGGACGCGTTGGGGGTGACGCTGGACTGCCGGGTGGTGGAGATCCCGGTGCTGTACCGGGATCCGTGGACGACCGAGACGTTGATGCGGTTCCGGGACCGGCACCAGGATCCGGAGGCGACCGACATCGAGTACGCGGCGCGGATCAACGGGTACGCCTCGGTGGAGGAGTTCGTCGCGGCGCACTCGGGGTCGCCGTGGTTCACCTCGATGGTGGGGTTCGTGGCGGGGTTGCCGTTCAAGTACCAGATGGTGCCGCGGGAGCGGCAGATCGTGGTGCCGAAGTACCTGCGGCCGCGGACGGACACGCCGAAGCAGACGGTCGGTTACGGCGGGTGTTTCTCGTGCATCTACTCGGTGCGTGGGGCGGGTGGGTACCAGATGTTCGGGATCACGCCGGCGCCGATCTACGACCCGCGGCAGACCAAGCCGGACTTCGCCGAGCACAAGGTGTTCATGCGGCCCGGTGACATGGTGAAGTTCCGGCCGATCGAGCGGGACGAGTACGACGAGCTGGAGGCGAAGGCCGAGGCGGGGGACTACCGGATCACGACCAAGGACGTCGAGTTCGACCTGCAGCCGTTCCTGGACGACCCGGACGGCTACAACAAGCGGTTGCTGGAGGGCCTGGCATGA
- a CDS encoding biotin-dependent carboxyltransferase family protein, protein MTGTTIEVRKPGLSTTVQDRGRAGYYDLGIPPSGALDQFAAVTANRLVGNEPGLGVLEAVYMGPELRFTGDAVVAVTGADLPPRVNGEDRPLWESFPVRDGDVLDFGFVAGGARAYVAVSGGIDVPVQLGSRATYALGALGGFDGRPIAAGDVLPVGPGTGTPGRVVPAELRPTLGKEVEVRVVMGLYDHILSPAGRESFLSTTWKLTPVADRVGFRYGGGRLETVERTPPFGAGQDPSNIVDAPYPIGSIQVPGGVEPIILHRDAVSGGGYMMIATVISGDLDVVAQSAPKTSTRFVEITLDEALAARRDHRARTERVAELLA, encoded by the coding sequence ATGACCGGCACGACGATCGAGGTCCGCAAGCCCGGGCTGTCCACCACCGTGCAGGACCGGGGCCGGGCGGGCTACTACGACCTGGGGATCCCGCCGTCGGGTGCGCTGGACCAGTTCGCGGCCGTGACGGCCAACCGGCTGGTCGGCAACGAGCCGGGGCTGGGCGTCCTGGAGGCCGTCTACATGGGTCCCGAGCTCCGGTTCACCGGAGACGCGGTCGTGGCCGTGACCGGGGCGGACCTGCCGCCCCGGGTCAACGGTGAGGACCGGCCGCTGTGGGAGTCGTTCCCCGTGCGCGACGGGGACGTGCTCGACTTCGGGTTCGTGGCCGGGGGTGCCCGCGCCTACGTCGCGGTGTCCGGCGGGATCGACGTGCCGGTGCAGCTCGGCAGCCGGGCCACCTACGCCCTGGGTGCCCTCGGCGGGTTCGACGGCCGGCCGATCGCGGCCGGCGACGTGCTCCCGGTCGGCCCCGGCACCGGGACGCCCGGGCGGGTGGTGCCCGCCGAGCTGCGCCCGACGCTCGGCAAGGAGGTGGAGGTCCGCGTGGTGATGGGCCTCTACGACCACATCCTGTCCCCGGCGGGGCGGGAGTCGTTCCTGTCGACCACCTGGAAGCTCACGCCGGTCGCCGACCGGGTCGGCTTCCGCTACGGCGGCGGCAGGCTCGAGACCGTGGAGCGGACGCCGCCGTTCGGGGCGGGCCAGGACCCGTCGAACATCGTCGACGCGCCGTACCCGATCGGGTCCATCCAGGTGCCCGGCGGCGTCGAACCGATCATCCTGCACCGCGACGCCGTCTCCGGCGGCGGCTACATGATGATCGCGACGGTGATCAGCGGAGACCTCGACGTCGTCGCGCAGTCCGCGCCGAAGACCTCGACCCGGTTCGTCGAGATCACCCTCGACGAGGCCCTCGCCGCACGCCGTGACCACCGCGCGCGCACCGAGCGCGTCGCCGAACTGCTCGCCTAG
- a CDS encoding tautomerase family protein produces MPHVQIDWFPGRTVEQKRELAEVLTREICRIGQCAPDSVGIVFTDVDTENWARAGKLFADG; encoded by the coding sequence ATGCCGCACGTCCAGATCGACTGGTTCCCCGGCCGCACCGTCGAGCAGAAGCGGGAGCTGGCCGAGGTCCTGACCCGTGAGATCTGCCGGATCGGCCAGTGCGCGCCGGACTCGGTGGGCATCGTGTTCACCGACGTCGACACCGAGAACTGGGCCCGCGCCGGGAAGCTGTTCGCCGACGGCTGA
- a CDS encoding NAD-dependent succinate-semialdehyde dehydrogenase encodes MSVDTTVTPPEIDTLIGPVLERHRPDTSDGTFPVLDPSTGEPLAEITRVAPAGVDRAIDRAAAALPDWSATPPRARSEILAAAHALMLDELEPLAHLMSLEMGKTRADARAEVRYAAEFFRWFAEEAVRISGELRTAPGGANRILTVHRPVGVALLLTPWNFPAAMATRKLAPALAAGCTALLKPAEDTPLTALYLADLLARAGLPDGVVSVLTTDRPAELVEHALADPRIRKLSFTGSTGVGRTLLRQAAERIVNTSLELGGNAPFVVLDDADLDAAVEGAMFAKMRNGGQACTAANRFLVHEAVADDFAARLAARMADLVVGPGTDEATQLGPMVNARRQADVAGRVDAAVAQGARVHTGGAPLERPGFFYPATVLSGVDRAGVLSVDETFGPVAPIIEIADDADAVALANTTEYGLAAYVYAADLGRALGVAEQLQAGMVGVNRGAVSDPAAPFGGMKQSGLGREGGFEGIHEYLEVSYLAVDW; translated from the coding sequence TTGAGCGTCGACACCACCGTCACACCCCCCGAGATCGACACGCTGATCGGCCCCGTGCTGGAGAGGCACCGCCCGGACACCTCTGACGGGACCTTTCCGGTGCTCGACCCGTCGACCGGCGAGCCCCTCGCCGAGATCACCCGGGTGGCCCCCGCCGGGGTCGACCGGGCGATCGACCGGGCCGCCGCGGCCCTGCCGGACTGGTCGGCGACCCCGCCGCGGGCCCGCTCGGAGATCCTGGCCGCCGCCCACGCGCTCATGCTCGACGAGCTCGAACCGCTCGCGCACCTGATGAGCCTGGAGATGGGCAAGACCCGCGCGGACGCCCGGGCCGAGGTCCGCTACGCGGCGGAGTTCTTCCGCTGGTTCGCCGAGGAGGCCGTGCGCATCTCCGGGGAGCTCCGCACCGCCCCGGGCGGGGCCAACCGGATCCTCACCGTGCACCGCCCGGTCGGGGTGGCCCTGCTGCTCACCCCGTGGAACTTCCCGGCCGCGATGGCGACCCGCAAGCTCGCCCCCGCGCTCGCGGCCGGGTGCACGGCCCTGCTCAAGCCGGCCGAGGACACCCCGCTCACCGCGCTGTACCTGGCCGACCTGCTGGCCCGGGCCGGCCTGCCGGACGGGGTGGTGTCGGTGCTGACCACCGATCGCCCGGCGGAGCTCGTCGAGCACGCCCTGGCCGATCCCCGGATCCGGAAGCTGTCGTTCACCGGCTCGACCGGGGTCGGTCGCACGCTGCTGCGCCAGGCCGCCGAGCGCATCGTCAACACCTCGCTGGAGCTCGGCGGCAACGCCCCGTTCGTGGTCCTCGACGACGCCGACCTCGATGCCGCGGTCGAGGGGGCGATGTTCGCCAAGATGCGCAACGGCGGGCAGGCGTGCACGGCGGCGAACCGGTTCCTCGTCCACGAGGCGGTCGCCGACGACTTCGCCGCGCGGCTCGCCGCCCGGATGGCGGACCTCGTCGTGGGGCCCGGGACCGACGAGGCGACCCAGCTCGGCCCGATGGTCAACGCCCGACGGCAGGCCGACGTCGCCGGCCGGGTCGACGCCGCGGTCGCGCAGGGCGCGCGGGTGCACACCGGGGGAGCGCCGCTCGAGCGGCCCGGGTTCTTCTACCCGGCGACCGTGCTGTCCGGGGTGGACCGGGCCGGCGTGCTGAGCGTGGACGAGACGTTCGGCCCCGTCGCCCCGATCATCGAGATCGCCGACGACGCCGACGCGGTGGCGCTGGCCAACACCACCGAGTACGGGCTGGCTGCCTACGTGTACGCGGCCGACCTGGGCCGGGCGCTCGGCGTCGCCGAGCAGCTCCAGGCAGGCATGGTCGGGGTCAACCGCGGCGCCGTCTCCGACCCCGCCGCCCCGTTCGGCGGTATGA